The Melitaea cinxia chromosome 8, ilMelCinx1.1, whole genome shotgun sequence genomic interval GGTAGATGGATATTGTCCgtgacatttaataaaatgatacatCGCTTCACAGGTCTCCAAGCTGAAGGAATTATACCAAAGGtatgaataaatgaatgaatgaatgagtgAATGATTGAAACTATTCCCCATTCCACGAGACACTGGCGAAATCACCCCTACGTTGGCACTTTTGGAAGCCAATCATTTAAGTGAATGAATGACCACGGACCATATAAAGGTCCGAAATATCGACAtcactaaaaataaatcgtGTACACCcgttttatcattaaatataaaatattttcgagaACCACGTGTCAACGTTTCAAAACTTTTTGTTACTAATTTGTAAAAAGTGGTTAAAACTTTCATATTAACAATTtgtattaacaatttataattagttttgtttcaaCGATTTCCTGACTCTAAATTTACAAAGGAACCGAGCTACAGAGGCATTTAGCTGGACGggtaaatacaattaattatgtaGGCACGAATATTTACTTCATATCTGTAGCTAATTATACAGACTAGTATGTAACTCCctattctatatattatatggaCCTATTATATTGTCTGTTCATCTGTCATAGTAAAGTATGTGTATTGTATATCTTCTCATAGAACTTTACCAATATTTAATGGTCAACTAAGGACTCGTGACCAAGACACCGAGGTGTGATCGgctgttctaaatttaaatgagttataaaattgaaaatgacaatatttatatttaaatgcataaaataataaggAAAAAACGATAACTGGTATTGTCGGCAGCATACAAAGGTATCGTCACCGACATTCTAGCCGATATCGTGGCCCTGTAAAGTACATAACAACACGGCCATTTTCAGTAAACTGTGCAGAAGTTAGTCTACTgttacttatataattaaagaTTTCAGCGCAAATATATCTTGATACAGTATGACATATATGTTATTGTCTATATATTTACGACTTTACATAATTAGGCCACTGTAATGacgttaaaaatacttttttttagtgtttactcgtaaaaataaaatacagaggcgtattttgtaatatcattcattctaagtttttttttttttttttattgaatgcaCTCTCATAAGGCACGGGACACGCCAGTGATTTACGAAGGAACTAAGAACTTAGTATTATTCTGAGATCAATATCAATATAAGAAATTTTGTCTGCGCGATGTCCCAATTTGGTTTCAATGATTCAATCTTTTTACATATCATACCTTCATCATACATTATAATTCCgtcatcaaaatataaaatataacattaaaaaaaaatcaatttccctaaatacgaaataaaacattatccaTTTAATAAAAGTCAAGTTTCTCCAACGAATTTACAGATGGCACACACTTAGAACTGCCATTAATATTACATCAAACACTAACgtactaaactaaaaaaattcacATTTCGGTCACGAATATAACgaaataattctttaaaaaaaacccaattaaatacacttttatcaGACACCTACTCATTTTACTTCATTTAAAGCACATTTTAAACGTTCTCGTGGCCCCAAAGAAGggaatatttcttttatttatttacatacaataactgaaataaaggtcttacttaattttttgtttgggAACCACAtgacttaaaattaatgtaaacgTTAGTcaaaatacatgaaaaaaattgcatttaagATAACTAGAAGCATTTAATATATTGTTGCTATTCATATAATTACAATACCTTGGTGTACCATATCCATCTGACCGATTCTATCCCTTATCATTCCTATTTACAacgataatattaaattgtcatCGTCAGCATTCTCATTTCATACATTCTTAATTAACGTCATTTTATCTTTAGCTAAAAAGTCAAATAATGGTATCCTTTTTTTCCATATTAACCCTccttttaataacatttttatatattttaaaattaccaaGCAATATAGAATCAAACCGTGATACAATAAAGACATGCTACATTTTTTCATATGGCAATACtataaagaaaacaattataCAATTTGTGGGATGGCAACAATAACttgtgtcaataaaaaaaaatcgaattgacTTTTTGTATCATTTAATTTCCTCATATTCAACGGTCACGTATTCTATTTAacgacattttattattttatatattacctatGATTGATTATGGCAACGTATGTTATCTTGAATGAAGCCACGCTTCTCAAAAGctcaaaaaaaaagattacttTGCCTACAAACATGTGTTCGAAATTGAACGAGTAtaatgaagttgttttttttttttttaattaagaactaGACTGTAGAAAATATTTCAGCTTTTTAACTAAAGATAAAATGcaattacacataaaaatgtctttataacaaatataaacaagTAGCCTAGAGACGTCTTACCATCTTGGACACATAATTTGagctacaatttatttttttaaacatatataaaatatttgggcATATTTATATCCGTATATATTGAATAcgcacttatttattaaaatataaaatcgataTATGGCAAACAAATTGTTACTTAACTGCATCGAATGTTACCTGTATGAAGTACCATctcaaaagagtatatatactaTCGGGCGACAATTTTACCGACTAACGATTTAGTCGGCAGACTAATCGATCGGTGAGTGGGATAAtagttttgtattaattattagtaCATGTAAGTTGTCGAAGAGTGTCGATAGCGCAAATATATCCGTCTAACACTTTCTCGTGAtcaaaatttaagttttgtatATCAATACACTTATTTTCAAGCCTTAAGAGGTTACTAAGACATAATGACAGATTCTTTAGCGTATCGTACATTTCGGATCAATCTATCGACAATTTTCTGACAGAAATAACGTAGTCATACGTTACGCATACATTACCGATCACATCGAAATTCATACAtcatttaagaaaaattatcCCACATAGTAATTcattcaaataaaagaaaaatatacgaaaaatcAGAAACTAACTATTTCTTAGCTTATACGAAAAATGCACTTAATTTTGTGAGATTAGCGATTAGAACCGAAATAGAAGAATACGAAAAAAATACGGTGGGGGGTGATCGACCGCGGCACGGCTAGGACACAGACGATATCGCGTTGTGGGGGGAGCCCATTTGTGTCAAAACTTTGTCTAGCCACTGGAGGGGTCCATGGAGGTGGATCTCGATCCAGCAGGGCGTTGACGTCACATCCTGTCTGTGGTACTCCGCCCCCCAGCCCTTTACGAACGACATCCTGATAGTACACATCTTAGTCAACTCGTAAACCGCCTCGAAACCATGATTCACGCTCTGTGACAGGAGCTGAGCAAACTCCCGATTATTGAATATCTTCAAAGAACACCCAGGCGGTATCTTGCAAACGGTCGAGGGGTGGAAACCGTGATGGTGATTACAATTGCGACTCTGAACAAAGATCGCAGCATCCGACAAACACTCTGCGTACACCTCGCCCCCCACGTAGTACAAATGAACCCCTTTACCTATATGACGCCTCGTGTTCTCTATAGTGGAGTTCCGATTCACGTTACTAAGTTGACCGAGACAAAATCTGTCGCTATTGTTTGACGGGTCGGTGAAACCGTCAACTACTACTGAGTGGGAGTTGCAATGGAAAACCTCACCGACTCGACAGTTCAGCTCGTAATACGCTACCGACGCCCAATATAGGGGTTCTTGGTACGAAACCGGGGCTACTTCCCCGGGGGGTTCTGTATCATCTGATGGAGGTGAATACGCTGGAGGTGGAGTGTCGGGAAGTTCTGAAGTCGCCGATGGTGGGAATCCAGATCCGGAGTACGATACGTTGTGGGGCATGGCCGGTTCCGTCGTCCTCTGGAAGGGTAGTAAGGAGTGCCCCGGGGCGAATTCTGAATGCCGGGGCACGAGAACAGGGGGTAGTACTGGACTTTCGACGCGTTTATAGTGGTAGGGGTTGATGCATACCTCCTTTTGCTTGGCGCTGAATGGGAATTGGCAGATTTCGAGGGGTTTTAATTCGTGATGGCTCTGCAAGTCGGGCCATCGCCATACGCGGCAATAGATCACGTGTGGCAGGCCTTTGCGATGTGAGacctgaaatatttaaattaaaaaatgtaattttgtgcaaaaaaaattttttaaatataaatttctataaaaaaaattacaaatacaaataaaagtagacaaaatactttttcataGACAAAGATATTttggtaattattattttacggtAACACAACaggaaaattacaaattttaaacataccagcaatttaaaatattaagtcatTTAAGCCTagaaggtttttttatttatttatagtttaacttatattttaatagatttgAAAACAGTTGAAGGTACATGTTAATGTTACAggttaaaattgattttaatttcattaatataaatgtaactgaggaagggcacagcaggaatttcctgctcaaaatatggagcagcccgactggggtagtacctcgaccttacagaagatcacagctaaataatactgttttcaagcagtattgtgttcctgttggtgagtaaggtgaccagagctcctggggggattggggattaggtcggcaacgcgcttgcgatgcttctggtgttgcaggcgtctataagctacggtaatcgcttaccatcaggtgagccgtacgcttgtttgccgacctagtgacataaaaaaaaaaaaaaaaactaatttgtgttattattattgaatgtttgttttttggaattttatgattttttttgtgtgattatttaattagttaaaattattattatttttttattgattttattgaattgtttaaattatttgttaaatttaatgttatttgtatacaaaaatctgtagatagaggtagaatttgtgatcaacttaactaacgcattgggttcactgtaatgttagttttaagttttttatgcataaataaagaaagaaataaataaagttattacaaaataattttaataacagtcATTCCAGTGTCATTTAGTCTGATCTAGATTATTGCCATTtcaattattgaaaatagaatattataaGTGTATGTCTAATTTCTCAATTTCTTACTCAAAGTACTTAATTATATAGTACTCTCATAGACCTATATCTAAGTGTATTATTAACTGCTTTTATTATTACGGCTTtgtttgagaaaaatatttcaaacactTTAGCTACCAATGTTGCCATGGTATTTATTGTtgtaacatataatttatataaaaaaactattttcagtGTGATgtaaatttttgtgtttgtttctaaAGTTTCATAAATCAAATGAAATTTTCGCGCAGATTATTTTGCTAATGTGGAGGGAGGCATAAAGGTGATCGATCAGTGCGGATAAGCTAAATTAAGAAACATTCAGAGATTTTTGTTAATCTTTGAGACATTCAAGTTATTCCTTCACAAAATTAAGTGTCATGTGTATAGCTCATACAAATTCGACCGATTCACTAGATGAGTTTTCCTGAAGTGATTAATTACTCCTTAAAAACTTTACATTTTCtggtataaaatgtatatagtcTGCAACCTTTTCAACCCTTCCTTATCTTTGTAGAacttttatttttcgaaatatctTGCTCATAATTTGGAGCAGGTGCATAGGTAGTATTGGAAACGTATGTTGGCTACAGTATCTGTTTACCATCACATGAACTGCATCCTTGTTTAACACCAGTTATATAAAAGTTGCCATCCATAAACCCTTAAAACCTTGACCCCTTAGGACCCGTCCTTAACTCAGATCTTCATACTAATGAAACCTAACCAATTAtgaatctataaataattatttgttaaattaaaacattagtttcggcataatttttattttaaaagttacaatACCTGCAACCGTCCATCCAGCGATCGAGGTATAGTGACGCATTTCGAAGGTGTTCCGGGGCAGGACAGCGCACGCTCCAACTCCTCGATGGCTCCCTTCCGTTTCTTCAGTTTCTTCACCAGGCTGTCCACAGCTTTCTCTGCCCATTTCTCTTCTTCATCACCCTGGATAAGTTGTAATTTGaagttttacgtaaatatttggACAAATTACACGCAAATGTTCTAACATAAAATTGTCTTTTCACTCGTCTTTCACTGTACGGTAAACACGCACAGCAAGAAATagcctgctcaaaatgtggagcattccgactggggaagtactgaCCTTAGAAacgatcacagccaaataatactggtcattagtgttgtgttcctgtggtgaataaggttgAAGAGAGCCCTAAAGATCCGAGGGTAGGATCGGAAAAgcatttgcgatgcttctggaattgcagaaggctataggctacggtaatcgcttaccatataATTGTATAACAAAATACTAGAAAGAAAACATTGTGCGTTTTATGTTTATGGTATGTTTTAGAcaatttaatctatataaataaataaaattggagtgtctatttgtaatattaaaataacctctttttacgTAATTCACAAGGATGTACACAAggtatatatactaaaataacatttttcacaatttttgtctgtcgtcTGTCGGTCgttctatctgtctgtctgtttgttctggctaatctctaaagcggctggaccgatttagacggaagtttcactggcagatagctgatgtaatagggagtaacttaggctacttatattttagaaaattatttattttgtaaatctgTGAACAACAACTTATTTTAagttccatgcggacgaagtcgcggtcgtagctagtaaatatatatagttagacTCCAGTAGAACTGAACTCTCACTCTTATACTACAATTGTATAGAATATAGTAGAATTGTAAACTAAACAAGTAAACCGTTATTTGAAAACAATcttacattacaattattatatacattggATGTATATCATAACTTTACTATGATCAGCTGttgaacataattaaatacgaaatatgtatttaaaataattgtaatatttaggTGTAGACAGCTTTATAAgtaatagtaaacattttaaCTGTTGTAAGGCACAGCACGATATCATcattttatcatcatttcagcctatcacagtccactgctggacataggcctccactagtttacgccaaaaataacgtgaactcatgtgttttgcccctagtcaccacgctgggcaggcgggttggtgaccgcagtactggctttgtcgcaccgaagacgctgctgcccatcttcggcctgtgtatttcaaagccagcagttggatggttatcctcccaccggtcggcttcttaagttccaaggtggttgtggaaccttgttatcccttagtcgcctcttacgacacccacgggaagagagggggtggctaaattctttagtgccgtagccacacagcaccagcacgatatattctgctcaaaatctggagcagcccgacttgggaagtacctcgaccgtacagaagattacagctaaaataatacttatttcaagcagtgctatgttcctatggtgagtaaggtgatcagtgCTTCTGGAGAGGAGGGGTCAGTATggacggcaacgcgcttgagatgcttgtaatgttgcaggcatctataggctacggtaatcgcttaccatcagatgagatagatacgcttgtttgctgacctagttgcataggaaaagaaaacattaaatcTGAGCTGGATCATTACATTTTCCGAAATTTGccaatttttcattttactaagaatctttattaaaaaatcagatgtttttttttatgatattgatTAAGaaacaaagtattagaaaactttttaagtaaatttcgGCTAGAATTGGACTAACCCTTCTTGAACTTAGCGTTTAGCAACTCATTTggcgatttagttttatttatctagATGAGTGTGGCAGGAATAATCCTCACAATCCTGGAGAGGACTGAACTTATAACGTACGcgttatatagaaaaaaaaagtcaaacaaGTCAGTCAAACAAACTATATCTGATATTTGCAAATACAAAACTGAGCTACTCTATTTTGTTTTATCTAAGATATATAGTTTAGTAATCTCTTCTAAATTCTAATGCTGGATATAAGGACTGAACACAATAAGGACAAAATCCCCAATAAACCATctgtttattaataatgaagCAGAGATTAAACTGCAATGCTTCTAAAGAAGAATAGGTGTAAAAATTACAAtggaatgttaaaataaaaacatcttaacaggaacaaaaaaattttgtagCATCCATAAAAAATCTAATCACCCATGAACATGTTGTACTGCAACTACATTTATTACATcctttaaagtttataattaatagtAGATAGTAGCCATGGGCTGTAAGGCATCAATTGCAGCCCGAGGGTGCAATTGATGCTTACACCCGAGCTAACTATTCTGCTTTACATCTCGGTTGTGAGGTAAGTAGAAAAAACCGGAATTacaagaataaaacattttatttgttgaaatttagagtgaaatgagaaaaaaatttcattaaaaagaataaagtaaagaactttttaattttttttttaatatcgaaattgagCTTCGCctttcgatatttaaaattgatgactatTATACGCACACGAAGATAAGGCTGAATAGCAAAGAGACCTCTTTGGTCATTGGGCTGAATGCATTATGTCTATTGCCAGTATGATGGTTAGATGTACGCgaactttttgaaagaaagaagtgattttttaaattacttaccgccctagggcttttctagctacattattaccctagagtgctaattagtcacctacaagccccatttggaggtaataagaacctacttacggaacatgagagatgtaaattgaataaataaaatatgttaaacaaaaatagtaccgagtaaaaatgaaatttataaataaatccttTATAACCGTAAATAACACATTCATCACCAAATAATAAACGGATGAGTCAGATTACTGAGAACTCAATTGTAAGTTGCAATGAGTCATagaaaaatacgaaaaataacaaaaatattacaatatttgttcttgaaaaaaacaacaacataagatataaatgttatataaaaacttGTTATTTTCCTTGAGAAATTTACTTTTTCCAAGAACACAGGAAGGATGCTTAAATAACATTACTAACTATATTAGAACCTTTTTCTTTgaaattatagattattatagagATCTGATCCTTaagagtaatttttaaaatttacatgttttaatgattttaatatacCTGTGGTAAGAAAACCCAAACATATACCATGTTTGGGTTTTCTTACCATGCCTCAAGATATTGAGCTGTTGAtgccagttgttatcatagattatagacacctgatagcgttcATTACTCAGCATATGGAATATTACTGgtaacccacagtggagcaacgacgtagcgagcttaacttgcgcccggggcacaatacgTTTTTAGCACCCACCCCATTCGAAAACGATTTATGTCTAGCAGTTTATTGTTTTGCGCATCGCACCATTTGGCGTCCttttgtgagtagcgcccgggGCATGATTGGGGGAATCATGCCCCGGGCCTTGTCTCCCCCTTCGCTATGCCACTGCAGTGAAATAGcattgtggattaagcttcgactCTCCTTAATAATAACAGTCGAAGTAAAATGTGATAGTCAGAGTAAATGAACAAGCTGggattttaaagatatttatttgcaCTATCCCTAGTTGTGTCATGtctaaatttcatttatatatcgGGGTTGTCAGTCAATATCAGTTATAAGACTGCCTTTGGACTTTTTAAAGtttgaatattgtaattttatttcatgttctttgtaaaatattaaataaattgtagtttaaaataattcattttaaataacttgCTTTTGgagatatttattacaaataacattcattatatataattatgtggtgTTTATTATTTCCTTGCATAATTATATATGCTTCAGGACAATGTAATTAATAGATATACCATTCACAATTACATttacacaataattaaagtaaattgtGCATTTTCTGTTatgtatatgatattttattaatataagggTATGTTACTATACTAAAAACTcttatttactaattaaattgattgattaaataatcagtaaataataaattattaaaataaataaatgtgtgaagtcattttttgcattttttagtATAGACTAAAACTAGATTTTTCACTTCagactatcgcagtccactgctagacatagttCTCCCCAAGGTCCCGTCACACAcggttatatataaataaatattgttagcCAACTAAAACCATATTAACTTGCAATCCTCTTTTTAGTGAatagtctggaagagatcactatttAGTCCCAAAAGTAGCTCTGGGCAGCAGATATATAGTATATTCTTTCAATGGGTAGCAGCTCCGCATGACAACATTACAGAACAGATTTGCTCGTAGTCTAGACTGATTGTAAATAAGCACGGaaaaaatttttgtgataaCACCACTCATAAACACTCGGTACTTAATCTTAAGCTTTGCTTTCTGGATAATTTTCTGTAtgtctaatatttaaattaataaatatatccctctgttaggaaaaaaaaatggtgtgaaTTAACTTATGCTGACCTAATACAGATAtggaaatttttgttttatttttagtttttttatcattttaattatattttgatacatttcatagagaattttaatttttaaatgtaaatcatTCGTATGGAGTAATTTTCATTTGTATGTTGGAATAgaaacacatattttttattgggTTTTTGTAGAACCTGTTCAAAATTTCTCAGAATCTAATGagaagtgattattatttatccATAATTGATTTTCCTCTAAAACACTTGTGTTGTTTAGGTACATACTTTGCAGTGTCAAGTTATATACCTTATTCATATCTCATTTCAATGACTAAATCATTTATTACTCATACATGTTAACAAGCCATACAAGCATTACCAATTTTTAATTCTCTCTATAAAGGGTACATTCATGATCTCAAATAACgtataacttatttaaataataataatataataactatattgtACTAACAAATTGCCATACAGagtaaatttcaatattaaatacagCATTCTTAACACTTTAGAGTAGAACTACCAACTCCAGAAGAGAAGCTTGCAATAATGGGCCTGTTAATCAGTAATAATATTGAATCAAATAACATATACAACTAGGGTTGCCAGATGGCCGGGAATTCCGGGATTATCCCGGAACTACGTGTCTTGTCCCATGTCCAGGAATTATAGTTGATTGTCCCGGATTTCAAATACTACTAGTTTTCTAgcgatttacaaaaa includes:
- the LOC123655940 gene encoding protein mothers against dpp, whose amino-acid sequence is MDTDDGESSSSGPMSSLNSLFSFTSPAVKKLLGWKQGDEEEKWAEKAVDSLVKKLKKRKGAIEELERALSCPGTPSKCVTIPRSLDGRLQVSHRKGLPHVIYCRVWRWPDLQSHHELKPLEICQFPFSAKQKEVCINPYHYKRVESPVLPPVLVPRHSEFAPGHSLLPFQRTTEPAMPHNVSYSGSGFPPSATSELPDTPPPAYSPPSDDTEPPGEVAPVSYQEPLYWASVAYYELNCRVGEVFHCNSHSVVVDGFTDPSNNSDRFCLGQLSNVNRNSTIENTRRHIGKGVHLYYVGGEVYAECLSDAAIFVQSRNCNHHHGFHPSTVCKIPPGCSLKIFNNREFAQLLSQSVNHGFEAVYELTKMCTIRMSFVKGWGAEYHRQDVTSTPCWIEIHLHGPLQWLDKVLTQMGSPHNAISSVS